TCCCATACAGATTTACCAGTCATTATTTCTGGGAGCCAACGTTATTTTACTCATAGCTTCAATACTAACAAAAAAAGAGATCTCTGATTTTCTTAAGATATCAAAAGATATAGGTTTAGAAGCCATAGTCGAAGTTCATAACCGCCAAGAATTAATAAAGGTTTTAGATACCGAAACTGAAATATTGGGAATAAATAATAGGGATTTAAATGATTTTTCTGTTAGCCTACGAAACACTGAAAAACTACTTGAAGAACTTGAAAAATTAGATAAACGTAAGGATTTTTATGTTATTTCAGAAAGTGGGATTAAAGAAAAAAGTGACATCGATTACCTTAGAAGTTTAGAAGTAGATGGGGTATTAATAGGAGAAACTCTAATGAAAGAAAACGATCCGGTTTCGAAGATTGGGGAACTATTTCCAGAAAAAAGGAGTAATTTGCAGTGATCAGGATAAAAGTTTGTGGAATCACAAACATTGAAGACGCCATTAACATATCCAAAGCTGGGGTAGATGCTTTAGGTTTCATTTTAGCCGAAAGCCCGAGAAAAGTTGAATTATCAAAGATTCTTGAAATATCTAAAGAGTTACCTCCCTTTGTAAGCAGAGTAGCTGTAGTAGTCAATCCTAATAAAGAAGAAATAGAAAAAATTGAAAGAAGTAAAGTATTTGATTACGTTCAATTTCACGGATCAGAAGATGCAAATATAATTAAAAATTGCAAGTTAAAAACAATAAAAGCTATTAAAATTGAAAATAAGAGTTCTTTGGAAGAAATATCCAAGTACAATGATTTTGTGGATTACTTCTTATTTGATACAAAAATTGGTGAAAAGATAGGTGGTACAGGACATACTTTCAATTGGGAGATTTTAAAAGAAGCAAATATAAAAAAACCTTTCATCTTAGCCGGTGGTTTGAGCCCAGAAAACGTAGTTGAAGCTATAAAAACAATCAAACCCAATGCTGTTGATCTAAACAGTAAAGTTGAATTGTATCCAGGTAAAAAAGATATTAGATCAATAAAAGAAACTATTGAAAAGGTAAAAAATTTAGAAATAAATGGATAATTTTAAAAGAGTGGGAGCAGGGCGAAGGGTCTTTAACGCACGTTTTAGAAACAAGATTTTGATTTTAAAAGGGTCACAGGGCGGAGCCGTCCACCCCCCACTGGGTTAGGGACCTCAGGTCCCTTTCTAAAGAAGGGTGGGGAGCGGGGCGAAGGGGTGCTATAACAAACTTTTAAATTGCAAAAAACAAGAAGGAGGATGAAATTTTATGAAAAAGGCTTATTTTGGTCAGTATGGAGGTAAATACGTTCCAGAAACGTTAATTCCGGCACTTGAAGAATTGGAGGAAGCTCACGAAAAATATTCAAAAGATCCTGATTTTATAGACGAATACCAAGGTTTGTTGAAAGATTACTGTGGAAGGCCTACCCCTTTATATTTTGCTGAAAGATTTACAGAATACCTTAATGGTCCAAAGATATATCTAAAAAGAGAAGATTTAAATCATACAGGAGCACACAAAATAAATAACGCGTTGGGGCAAGTATTACTTGCAAAAAAAATGAATAAAAAAAGAATAATAGCAGAGACCGGTGCAGGCCAGCATGGTGTAGCAACAGCGACCGCTGCTGCTAGATTTGGTTTGGAATGTGTAGTTTACATGGGGGCAGAAGATATTGAAAGGCAAGCCCTCAACGTATATAAAATGAAGATGTTGGGAGCAAAAGTAGTGCCTGTATACAGTGGTAGTCAAACTTTAAAGGAAGCCATAAATGAAGCTATTAGAGACTGGGTTACAAACGTTGAAAACACGCACTACGTTATAGGCTCTGTTGTAGGGCCACATCCATATCCTAAAATAGTTAGAGATTTTCAAAGGGTTATTGGTGATGAATCTAAAAATCAGATTTTAGAAAAAGAAGGAAGGCTGCCTGATTATATAGTTGCATGTGTTGGCGGAGGCAGTAACGCTATGGGTATATTTTACCCTTTTATAGAAGATAAAGATGTTGAATTGATAGGAGTGGAAGCCGCAGGGAAAGGATTAGAAACTGGGCAACATGCAGCTTCCTTGACTGCGGGGAAAATAGGTGTACTTCACGGGAGTAAATCTTACGTTTTACAAGATGAAGACGGTCAAATTCAACTTGCATATTCTATTTCTGCAGGTTTAGATTATCCGGGTGTAGGACCTGAACATAGTTATCTACACGATGAAAAAAGAGCTCAGTATGTATCCATAACAGATGAAGAAGCGTTGCAAGGTTTCGAACTTTTAACGAAATTGGAGGGAATCATCCCAGCATTTGAAAGTTCGCATGCAATCGCTTACGCTATGAAAATTGCACCCTCACTCGATAAAGATAAGATCATGCTGATAAATCTTTCTGGAAGGGGAGACAAAGATGTGGATTCTTATAGAAAGCTTGGTAGGGAGGTAATAGAATGAGCAAAATAAGTGAAGCATTCAAAAATAAAAAGGCTTTAATCACCTATGTAACAGCCGGAGATCCAAGTTTAGAGGCTACAAAAGAAATTATATTAGAATTGAACAAAGATGGTGTTGATATTATAGAGGTAGGAATACCTTTTTCTGATCCTTTAGCCGATGGGCCAATAATTCAAAAAGCAAGCCAAAAAGCTTTAAAAAATGGGATTACCCTTAAAAAAATTTTTGAAGCCCTGAATGAAATCAAAGAAGATGTTACTTGCCCACTCGTTTTAATGGGTTATTACAACTCAATTCTCAATTATGGTATCGACAATTTTATAACAGACGCTGTAAATACGAGTATCTCTGGGGTAATAATTCCAGATTTGCCTTTTGACGAAGAAGAAGAATTTTACGCAAAAATAAAAGAAAACGGTATCGATCCTATTTTACTGGTTGCTCCAAATACCTCTGAAGAGCGACTAAAAGAAATATCTAAGGTATGTTCTGGATTTTTGTACTGTGTATCAATTATGGGGGTAACAGGCGATAGCCAAGCACCTATGGAGCATTTGAAAGAGTACTCACAAAGAGTGAGAAAGTATATTGACATTCCTTTAGCCATCGGTTTTGGAATAGATAGCCCAACAAAGGCTAAAAATATTATTGAATATTTCGATGGAATAATTGTAGGTAGTGCCCTAATAAAAATAATCGATGAAAACAGCGATGACAAAGCTAAATTGCTTAAAGAAATAAAAAGCTTTACAAAAACTTTGAAAGTATGGTAAAAAATAGAGGCTATTCGCCTCTATTTTGATTCAATATTCTATATGAAAACTTTCATAATTCCCTATGGGGAAATCTTCTTCTTGAATATCTTCTAATCTACTGAACCCATTTCCTTGTAGGATAATTTTTTTTAGTTTCAAAACTTTTTCTTCTTCACCTTGGGCAACCACCTCAACCGAACCGTCAGGTAAGTTTCTAACATACCCCTCAAGTTGAAGCCTTACTCCATGCACTCTTAAAAAATGTCTTAAACCAACACCTTGAACTCTTCCATACAGTATCCATCTTTTGCAAATCATAGAGGATATACCTTAATTTCTTGAACCAGCTAACGCTAGCATTCTTAAAAGTTGAGCAATCGCCATCAACGCAGCTGCCACATAGGTTAACGCTGCGGCTGATAACACCTTTTTTGCACCTGCTACTTCCTCTTTGGACATTCCCATAACGGGTAAAAGTTTCAAAGCCCTACTACTGGCATTAAACTCAACCGGCAAGGTTATAACTGAAAATAAAACCACGAAAAGAAACAAGAAAATTCCAGCATTAAGTAAAAAAGGTGTAGAAAAAATAAGTCCAATAAAGAATATAATCCACGCCATATTAGAACCAAAACCTGCCAACGGCACAGCCAGATTCCTAAGAATTAAAGGTTTATAACCCTTAGCATGTTGTATAGCATGACCTGCTTCGTGAGCTACCACACCCAAAGCAGCTATAGATGAACTGTTATAAGTGGAGTCAGAAAGTCTCAATACTTTTTTGGTAGGGTCATAATGATCACTCAAAGTACCTCTTACTCTTTCGACTTTAACATCATACAACCCAACAGAATCAAGTAATCTTCTGGCAAACATATAGCCTGGCTCTCCAATTGATGCCTTTACTCGAGAATATTTGTTGAAAGTGCTACTAACTCTTGCTTGAGCCCAGATAGCTAATATCAATGGTGGGATTAACAATAACATAGTAGTATAAAACATGATTATTCACCTCCATTTACTTTGTAAACAAGCATTTTAAAATCTACATTTCATAAAGAATTTTAGCACCTTTTCATTTAGTCTATTTTACAGAAGTGTATACTTTTATGCCTATAAATTTTGAATTATAGAGAAAAAAACACTTTTTTAGTTGACAAAAATATTTTTTCCTGATAAAATAATTTTAAAGGAAAGTTGAGGAGAGAGCAAAAATGATTACAAAGGTCTTAATCGAAAATCAAAATAAATATTATTGGTATTTTAGTAAGACACCCATTTTGGTGGCTTTGTTTTGTCGTATAAAAACTTAGTCCACAAAGATTCCAAAATGGGTGTCTACTCTTTTAGTAGACACCTATTTTTTTTATAAATACTTTGAAAATAAATTAAGGGGGCGAAGGGGCGCTGAAACAAACTTTAGAATCTCTAAAGACAATATTTTTAAAATTTGGAGGTGAATTCGGGTGGTGATCGTAATGGAGGAAAATGCAACAGAAGAAGAAGTTAGAAATGTTATTCAAAAGGTGGAAGAAGTAGGCTTTAAAGCTCATCCTGATAAAGGAGAAAATCACACGATTGTTGGGGTAGTAGGGGAAGGTGACAGGGAATACATTTTAAACAATATCGAAACTTTCCCAGGAGTTGAAAGGGTTGTAGAGATAACTCAACCTTTCAAATTAGCAAGTAGAACATTCAAATCTAAAGACTCAATATACGACATAGGAGGGATAAAAATAGGAGGAGAAAATTTTTTAACGATTGCTGGACCTTGTGCAGTAGAAAGTAAAAAACAGGTTTTAGAAACCGCTCTATTCTTAAAAGAGAAAGGGGTTAAATTCCTAAGAGGGGGAGCTTATAAACCAAGAACCTCTCCATATTCTTTTCAAGGCTTAAAAGAAGAAGGCCTGAAGATTCTAAAAGAAGTAAGTGATGAAACTGGTCTAAAGATAGTTACAGAAGTTATGGACACCAGAGAGGTCGAGTTGGTTTCAAAATATGCCGATGTTTTACAAATAGGAACAAGAAACATGCAAAATTTTGCACTTTTAAAAGAAGTAGGTAAGCTTAACAAGCCAGTTTTACTCAAAAGGGGTTTATCAGCTACATATAAAGAATTTTTAATGTCGGCAGAATATATCATTTCTGAAGGAAACAACCAAGTTATACTGTGTGAAAGAGGAATTAGAACATTTACTGATGAAACCAGAAATACTTTAGACATCAGTGCAATACCTGTAATCAAAAGATACAGTCATTTACCTATTATTATTGATCCCAGCCACGCTAGTGGAGATTGGAGGTACGTCGCTCCTCTATCAAAAGCTGCTGTAGCCGCTGGTGCAGATGGATTAATAATAGAAGTACATCCGGATCCTAAAAACGCTCTCTCTGATGGTAAACAATCTCTAAATTTTGAGCAATTCAGTGAATTAATGGATCAAATAAAAGCCCTATTAGAAATAGACAGTAAAATCTTGGCCTAAGACACATACTATACTGTCATTGGAGGAACGATTAATGTTATTTGACACCGCGATAATTCTTGGCACCGGATTGATTGGAACTTCATTAGCTCTAGCCTTTAAAGAAACAAAAGAAGTAAGAAATATCATTGGATACGATATCGAGGATAATTCTTTAAAAGAAGCTTTAAAGTTAGGAGCTATCGATGAACCTGCGAAAATATCAGATATTTCAAAAGCAGATTTAATAATTTTTGCAACGCCTGTAGAAAGTACAAAAAGTATTTTACATGATACAATTAGTCTAGTAAAAGAAAATACAGTTGTAACCGATGTGGGTAGTACGAAATATAAAATTACGCAACTCTTTGATACTTTCAAAAACAAAAGGGTCAATTTCATAGGCGGTCATCCATTGGCAGGATCCGAAAAGTCTGGTCCATTAAACGCCAAGGCGGATTTATTCAAAGGGAAAAAATATATATTGATAAAAAGCGCAAATTGTGATCAAGTATATTTTAATAAGTTTGAAAGGTTGATCACAAAAATCGGAGCCATTCCAATAATGATAGATGCCGAAACTCACGATGAAATTCTCTCAGCAACAAGTCATCTGCCTCAGATAATTTCTTATTATCTAGTAAAAACTCTGATGAATTTAAAAGAAGATAATGAAAATTATCTAAAATTAGTCGGAACTGGTTTTAAAGACACAACAAGGTTATCAAAAAGCGATCCCCAAATGTGGATCGATATATTCAAACAAAACAAAGAGAATATACTGCGTGCCATAGAGAATTTTGAAAAAGAGTTAACTGCCTTCAAGAAGAATTTAATCGAAGATAAATACAAAGAAATAAAAGATGATTTGATCAAAATCAGTAAATTTGAGTTGTAAAGGCAAAGGGTGGGCTGCTGGTTTTGGGACCGCAGGTCCCTTCCTTAGAAGGGCGGGAAGCGGGGTGAAAGGGCGCTATTTATAAAGTTTTCAAAATTTTTAAAGGCAAAAAATGAAATAAGAGGAGGCAAAGATGAAAATTGAAGTAACTCCAACAGAAAATATAAATACAGAGATCACCCTACCAGGTGATAAATCAATATCACACAGGGCACTAATCATTGGTTCCCTCGCTGAAGGTGAAACAAAAATACACAACTTTTTAAGTTCTGAAGACACCTTAAGTACGTTAAATATATTAAATTCAATAGGCGCCAATATCAAACAAATTAGCGAAGATGAGGTAATTGTAGAGGGTAAGGGAAAAGATAATTTCATTGAACCATCCAACGTTCTAAACGCAAAAAACTCTGGTACAACAACGCGCTTAATGATGGGTGTGTTATCGGCTCAAAATTTTTACAGTGTAATTACAGGGGACGACTCTTTGAGGGAAAGGCCTATGAAAAGAGTCATAGATCCACTAAGCAAAATGGGTGGACGTTTTTTTGCGAGGAAAAATGGCGAATTTGCTCCTATCACAATATTGGGGACGAAAGATATATCCCCCATTGTTTATAAAACCCCAGTTGCAAGTGCCCAAGTTAAATCTGCTATTTTGTTGGCAGCTTTGTATGCAAAAGGAGAAACTCAAGTAATAGAACCTGCTAAATCTCGTGATCATACGGAAAGAATGTTAAAATATTTTGGTGCCAATATCACTCAAAAAGATACAACCGTTGCTATCCAAGGTCTTACTAACAATCTAAAAGGTCGGGAGTTCTTTGTGCCGGGTGATATATCGTCTGCATCTTTTTTCATAGTTGCTGCTCTTATAACAAAAAACTCGACATTATTAATAAAAAATGTGGGAATCAACCCTACCAGAACAGGTATATTATCCGTATTGAAAATGATGGGAGCGGATATAAAGATCATCAACGAAAAAACATTAACCAATGAGCCGGTTGGAGACTTACTCGTAAAAAGTAGTTCGTTAGAGGGTGTTGAAATAAAAGGTGAGATGATTCCTTTGATTATCGATGAAATCCCTATATTGGCGATAGCTGCTACCCAAGCCAAAGGAAAAACAACTATAAAAGATGCAAAAGAATTACGTTACAAAGAAACAGATAGAATAAGGGCTATCACCAGCGAATTAAAAAAATTGGGCATAGATGTTTTAGAAAAAGAAGATGGTTTTGATATAATCGGAGACCAAAAAATACGAGGGAACTGTACTTGTGAAAGTTACAACGACCATAGAATAGCCATGTCGCTTGCTATAGCCGGATTGATAGCAGATAATCCTATAGAAATTGATAATTTTGAATGTGTGAATATATCTTTCCCGGAATTTACAGAGATTTTTGAGAAGATAAGGTGTATATGATGAAAAAATTTGGATTATTAGAATACCCCCACAAAGAAAGCTTATCAAAACAGGTTTTTAATGAATACTTTAAAAAAGCTCATATCGATGCTGTATATGAAGATATAGTCATAGTACCTGATAATTTTGACGATGAAATTAACAAATATATTGATTCTTACGATGGACTCAACGTTACTGTTCCATTCAAAGAAAAAGTGATTAAATACGTCGAACCTGTTGAAGAAGCTAAAGAAATAAATGCGGTTAACTGCATTTTCAATAATAAAGGTTACAACACAGATTGGAAAGGCTTTTATAACTCGTTAAATTCATCAATACTGAAAGAACCGATCGTCTTAGTTGGAGCGGGTGGTGCGAGTAAATCTATCATCTACGCTTTATACAAAATGGGCATAAAAAAGTTGTTTCTTGTAAATCGAACGGTTGAAAAAGCGGAAAAATTAAGAAAGATTTTCTTGTCAAAAATAGATATAAAAATAGAATCTTTTGATCACCTACAAAGCATAATCCGTAGTTTTAAAACCTTCATAAACTCCACTTCTATTGGAATGTTTGGAGAATCATTTGATTTAGAAGCTAGAGACCTTTCCAACCTATCTTTAATTTACGATATTGTTTACAACAATACCCCTCTCCAAAAGATTGCGAAAGAAAACAATATCAAATGTATAGATGGACGCACTTTTTGGTACCATCAGGCGGTAGAAAATTTGAAGATATGGAATATTTATACCCCAGAAATATTCAATGAAACCTTTAAAACTTTTGCTAGAGGTGAATAAAATGCAAGTAAAGATAGCCGGAGATTCACATGGTTCACAGATGATTGGATTAATAGAAGAAATCCCAGCAGGGTTAAAAATAGATATAGAAAAAATAAACATAAATCTAAGAAGAAGACAGCTAGGGTACGGCCGTGGGAACAGGATGAAATTAGAAAAAGATGAAGTAATAATCGTTTCCGGGTTATGGGAAGGAATAACTACCGGGACTCCGCTGGTTTTAATTATAAACAACAAAGCTAAAAATCCTATCAAAGAAGAAAGACATATTCCAAGACCTGGGCATGGGGATTATTCTTGTTGGTATAAATTCAGATTAGATGATTTGAATATATACACGGAAAGGAACAGCGCACGCTGGACAAGTGTACTTACTGCGATAGGGAGCGTTGCCAAACAATTTCTTGAAAATTTTGGTATAACAACGACGAGTTTTGTAAAATCGATTGGAAAAGTCAGTGTCGAAGAAGAAAGGTTTGAAGAAATCCAAAAAAATTTCACTTACTATATCCAAAAAAGAAATGAATCAGAAGTTCAATGCCCTTTTGAAGATATTTCTGTAAGAATGATGGAAGAAATCAAAGAAAATGCTCTAAAAAAAGCAACCACCTTGGG
The DNA window shown above is from Petrotoga mexicana DSM 14811 and carries:
- the trpC gene encoding indole-3-glycerol phosphate synthase TrpC; its protein translation is MYLEKIVETKKEEVAKLKEKKISLKDSFQKGKLTLIAEIKKASPSKGIISTNFDPQRQLELYIKAGADAISILTDEKYFQGSTKILKELRAKTNLPILRKDFIIDPIQIYQSLFLGANVILLIASILTKKEISDFLKISKDIGLEAIVEVHNRQELIKVLDTETEILGINNRDLNDFSVSLRNTEKLLEELEKLDKRKDFYVISESGIKEKSDIDYLRSLEVDGVLIGETLMKENDPVSKIGELFPEKRSNLQ
- a CDS encoding phosphoribosylanthranilate isomerase; the protein is MIRIKVCGITNIEDAINISKAGVDALGFILAESPRKVELSKILEISKELPPFVSRVAVVVNPNKEEIEKIERSKVFDYVQFHGSEDANIIKNCKLKTIKAIKIENKSSLEEISKYNDFVDYFLFDTKIGEKIGGTGHTFNWEILKEANIKKPFILAGGLSPENVVEAIKTIKPNAVDLNSKVELYPGKKDIRSIKETIEKVKNLEING
- the trpB gene encoding tryptophan synthase subunit beta, coding for MKKAYFGQYGGKYVPETLIPALEELEEAHEKYSKDPDFIDEYQGLLKDYCGRPTPLYFAERFTEYLNGPKIYLKREDLNHTGAHKINNALGQVLLAKKMNKKRIIAETGAGQHGVATATAAARFGLECVVYMGAEDIERQALNVYKMKMLGAKVVPVYSGSQTLKEAINEAIRDWVTNVENTHYVIGSVVGPHPYPKIVRDFQRVIGDESKNQILEKEGRLPDYIVACVGGGSNAMGIFYPFIEDKDVELIGVEAAGKGLETGQHAASLTAGKIGVLHGSKSYVLQDEDGQIQLAYSISAGLDYPGVGPEHSYLHDEKRAQYVSITDEEALQGFELLTKLEGIIPAFESSHAIAYAMKIAPSLDKDKIMLINLSGRGDKDVDSYRKLGREVIE
- the trpA gene encoding tryptophan synthase subunit alpha; translation: MSKISEAFKNKKALITYVTAGDPSLEATKEIILELNKDGVDIIEVGIPFSDPLADGPIIQKASQKALKNGITLKKIFEALNEIKEDVTCPLVLMGYYNSILNYGIDNFITDAVNTSISGVIIPDLPFDEEEEFYAKIKENGIDPILLVAPNTSEERLKEISKVCSGFLYCVSIMGVTGDSQAPMEHLKEYSQRVRKYIDIPLAIGFGIDSPTKAKNIIEYFDGIIVGSALIKIIDENSDDKAKLLKEIKSFTKTLKVW
- a CDS encoding acylphosphatase, which translates into the protein MICKRWILYGRVQGVGLRHFLRVHGVRLQLEGYVRNLPDGSVEVVAQGEEEKVLKLKKIILQGNGFSRLEDIQEEDFPIGNYESFHIEY
- a CDS encoding zinc metallopeptidase, yielding MFYTTMLLLIPPLILAIWAQARVSSTFNKYSRVKASIGEPGYMFARRLLDSVGLYDVKVERVRGTLSDHYDPTKKVLRLSDSTYNSSSIAALGVVAHEAGHAIQHAKGYKPLILRNLAVPLAGFGSNMAWIIFFIGLIFSTPFLLNAGIFLFLFVVLFSVITLPVEFNASSRALKLLPVMGMSKEEVAGAKKVLSAAALTYVAAALMAIAQLLRMLALAGSRN
- the aroF gene encoding 3-deoxy-7-phosphoheptulonate synthase codes for the protein MVIVMEENATEEEVRNVIQKVEEVGFKAHPDKGENHTIVGVVGEGDREYILNNIETFPGVERVVEITQPFKLASRTFKSKDSIYDIGGIKIGGENFLTIAGPCAVESKKQVLETALFLKEKGVKFLRGGAYKPRTSPYSFQGLKEEGLKILKEVSDETGLKIVTEVMDTREVELVSKYADVLQIGTRNMQNFALLKEVGKLNKPVLLKRGLSATYKEFLMSAEYIISEGNNQVILCERGIRTFTDETRNTLDISAIPVIKRYSHLPIIIDPSHASGDWRYVAPLSKAAVAAGADGLIIEVHPDPKNALSDGKQSLNFEQFSELMDQIKALLEIDSKILA
- a CDS encoding prephenate dehydrogenase, whose product is MLFDTAIILGTGLIGTSLALAFKETKEVRNIIGYDIEDNSLKEALKLGAIDEPAKISDISKADLIIFATPVESTKSILHDTISLVKENTVVTDVGSTKYKITQLFDTFKNKRVNFIGGHPLAGSEKSGPLNAKADLFKGKKYILIKSANCDQVYFNKFERLITKIGAIPIMIDAETHDEILSATSHLPQIISYYLVKTLMNLKEDNENYLKLVGTGFKDTTRLSKSDPQMWIDIFKQNKENILRAIENFEKELTAFKKNLIEDKYKEIKDDLIKISKFEL
- the aroA gene encoding 3-phosphoshikimate 1-carboxyvinyltransferase, which encodes MKIEVTPTENINTEITLPGDKSISHRALIIGSLAEGETKIHNFLSSEDTLSTLNILNSIGANIKQISEDEVIVEGKGKDNFIEPSNVLNAKNSGTTTRLMMGVLSAQNFYSVITGDDSLRERPMKRVIDPLSKMGGRFFARKNGEFAPITILGTKDISPIVYKTPVASAQVKSAILLAALYAKGETQVIEPAKSRDHTERMLKYFGANITQKDTTVAIQGLTNNLKGREFFVPGDISSASFFIVAALITKNSTLLIKNVGINPTRTGILSVLKMMGADIKIINEKTLTNEPVGDLLVKSSSLEGVEIKGEMIPLIIDEIPILAIAATQAKGKTTIKDAKELRYKETDRIRAITSELKKLGIDVLEKEDGFDIIGDQKIRGNCTCESYNDHRIAMSLAIAGLIADNPIEIDNFECVNISFPEFTEIFEKIRCI
- a CDS encoding shikimate dehydrogenase family protein encodes the protein MMKKFGLLEYPHKESLSKQVFNEYFKKAHIDAVYEDIVIVPDNFDDEINKYIDSYDGLNVTVPFKEKVIKYVEPVEEAKEINAVNCIFNNKGYNTDWKGFYNSLNSSILKEPIVLVGAGGASKSIIYALYKMGIKKLFLVNRTVEKAEKLRKIFLSKIDIKIESFDHLQSIIRSFKTFINSTSIGMFGESFDLEARDLSNLSLIYDIVYNNTPLQKIAKENNIKCIDGRTFWYHQAVENLKIWNIYTPEIFNETFKTFARGE
- the aroC gene encoding chorismate synthase codes for the protein MQVKIAGDSHGSQMIGLIEEIPAGLKIDIEKININLRRRQLGYGRGNRMKLEKDEVIIVSGLWEGITTGTPLVLIINNKAKNPIKEERHIPRPGHGDYSCWYKFRLDDLNIYTERNSARWTSVLTAIGSVAKQFLENFGITTTSFVKSIGKVSVEEERFEEIQKNFTYYIQKRNESEVQCPFEDISVRMMEEIKENALKKATTLGGSVTTFATNVKPGLGSYADVLNRVDSKIGKYFMSIPSVKGVFIGKEDVSIPGSEFQDPFKVENSDIRRTKNYAGGIEAGITNGENIMVTTYFKPISTLANPLPSVDLKTKEPKEAPYIRSDSVVIPAATVITECTLAIILMEEIIDGFGNDNIELIKDRYFKKYGDIR